The nucleotide window CTGTACCCCACCAGCGCCAACACCTACGACAGCTTGGCCGAAACCTACGCCGCGCTGGGTAATAAGAAGCTGGCTACGCAGCACTACACCCGTGCCCTGGCGCTGAACCCCAACAACCGTACGGCGGCCGCGTATCTGAAGCAGCCGTAATAGCTAAGAAGCTGGCCTGCCCTTACGCCCGTAAACAGCAAAGCCCCGGCCTGATTGGCCGGGGCTGGTTGAGCTATGAGTAAAAGCTGGGCTAGCGGACGAAAAAGCCTTTTTCTTCCCAGGCTTTTACGTTCTGGGAGCGAACAAAGCGGGTTTCGATATGGCCCCAGGCGTCCTGCTTGTACATCACGGTTTTCCCTTCTTCCCGGGTGTGCAGCGCCTGTAGCTGCTCGGCGTGGGAAAGGGTAGGAGCGGCCGTTTCAGGGGCTTTGCGAGGACGAGGACGTTTACTTGTTGGTGTTGTCATAAGAAAGCAACCGGCAGCAGGCTAAAAGGGTTCGGACGAAAGGTAAAGCATTTCCCTTTGCTATATACCCCGGGCGCGGCCGTCGGTTGCTGCAATACCCCGGCCAACGAAAATTAGTTGGCACTCGGCGCGGATTTTAGGTCTCGTGTGCACAGGCTACCGGGCAGGCCGTACCCAGACTTTTCTGCGCCCCAGGCATCATTCCGGGCTTTTAGGTTGTATTATTGACGGTCTAACATCCTTGCCCATGGAACCAGTTAACCTGCCCGCCGCCGACCCGGAAAAATCAGCAGATGATGAACTGTTAGCGGATTTGTCCGCTCTCACGGCGAACTTCAACCCCGAGCATATAGTGGAAGAGCTTGAGCAGCTTGAAGCGCTGGACGAGCAGCCGGCTCCGGATTCCGACCCGCCTGCTGGGGCATAGGCCCGGACTGTAGCCCGGAATACGGGCGCTTGAAGCCAACGTCGGCCCCAGCGCAGCCGTAGGAAGCTCCTCACTTACCTTGCTGCTTTATGCCAACTTCCCGGCTCGAACACGACTTCCTGGGCGAACGACCCATCCCGCAAGACGCGTACTACGGCATCCAGACGCTGCGAGCCATCGAAAACTTCCGGATTACGGGTATTCCGCTGAAATCCGAGCCGCTGTTTGTACAGGCACTGGCCTACGTGAAAAAAGCCGCCGCGCTGGCCAACCAGGAACTCGGGGTGCTCGATGCCACCATTGCCGGCGGTATTGCCCGGGCGTGTGACCGGGTTATCAGCGGGGAGTTCGACGACCAGTTCCTGACCGATATGATTCAGGGCGGGGCCGGAACCTCCGTGAACATGAACGCCAACGAGGTTATTGCCAATGTGGCGCTGGAACTGCTCGGGCATCAGAAAGGCGAGTACCAGTTCTGCCACCCCAACAACCACGTCAACTGCTCCCAGTCCACCAACGACGCCTACCCGACGGCTTTCCGGATTGCGCTCAGCAACAAGCTGGTGAGCTACCGGCAGGCTTTGGAGCAGCTGGCGGAAGCTTTTGCCCAGAAAGGCGAGGAGTTCCAGAACGTACTCAAGATGGGCCGCACCCAGCTCCAGGATGCCGTGCCTATGAGCATGGGCGACGAGTTCAAGGCGTTTGCCACCAACCTGCGCGAGGAGCTGCTGCGCATCGAGGACAGCCGCCAGCTGATCAGCGAAATCAATATGGGCGCCACGGCCATCGGCACGGGCATCAACGCCCCGGCCGGCTACGCTGAGCTGGTCACCCGGCACCTGCGCACCATCACCGGGCTGGACCTGCAGCTGGCCGGTGACCTGATTGAGGCCACCTACGACACCGGGGCCTACGTGCAGCTGTCGGGAGTACTCAAGCGCACGGCCGTGAAGCTGTCCAAGATCTGCAACGATTTGCGCCTGCTGTCCTCAGGGCCGCGCACGGGCTTTTTTGAAATCAACCTGCCTCCGCTGCAGCCGGGTTCCAGCATTATGCCGGGTAAGGTAAATCCGGTGGTGCCGGAAGTCGTCAACCAGACCGCGTTCTACGTTATCGGAGCCGACCTGACGGTGACCATGGCCGCCGAGGCGGGGCAGCTGCAGCTGAACGTGATGGAGCCGGTTATTTCCTTTGCCCTATTTACGTCCATTTCCTACCTCACCAATGCCTGCCACACCCTGCGCGAAAAGTGCGTGGTAGGCATCACCGCCAACAAGGAGCGGGCCGAGGAGCTGGTGCGCAACAGCATTGGTATCGTCACGCAGCTCAACCCGGTGCTGGGCTACGAAACGTCGGCCGAAATTGCGAAGGAAGCCCTGCGCACCGGCAAGTCGGTGTATGCTATTGCCGTGACGGAGCGCCAGCTGCTCACGCAGGCCAAGTGGGACGAGATTTTCACGTTTGAGAACATGATCCGGCCCGATTTTATTCAGTAGCCGCTCATGTGGTTAGGTCCGGCGGCGCGTGGTGGCTGCAATAGTGTCCGCGCGCTGCCGTTCTTTTGCGGCTTACTTACCCCCACGAGCCATGCCGCTTTCCTCCGCTGACCTGATAGCCCGCACGGCTGACTTCGTGCGCGAAAAATTCCTGCACGAAGGCTCCGGCCACGACTGGGAGCATATCCGCCGGGTGTGGCAGACGGCCCGCGCCCTGGCTGCCGAAACGCCCGGCGCCAACCCGCTGGTGACGGAGCTGGCGGCCCTACTGCATGATGTGGCCGACTGGAAATTTCACGGCGGCGACGAGGAAGCCGGCCCCCGGGCCGCGCGGGCCTGGCTGCAAAGCCTGGACGTGGCCGAGCCGGTTATCGGCCACGTCGAGACTATCATCCGCGAAATCAGCTTCAAGGGGCTTGGGGTGCCCACGCCCATGAGTACGTCCGAGGGTGAGCTGGTGCAGGATGCCGACCGCCTCGATGCCATTGGCGCTATTGGCGTGGCGCGGGCCTTTGCCTACGGGGGCCACAAGGGGCGGCCCTTGCACGACCCGTCCGTTCCGCCCGTGGCTCACAGCTCGTTTGAGAGCTATAAGACCAATGCCGGCCCTACCATCAACCAGCTTCTATGAGAAGCTGCTGCACCTGCGCGAGCGGCTGCACACGCCGGCGGCCCGCCGGGTGGCCGGGCAGCGGCAGGCCTTTATGGAAAGCTTCCTGGCGCAGTTTCTGCGCGAGTGGGAGGGAAGTGACTTGCCCCCGGCCGCTTAACCCCGCCACGAATCGTACTTTTATCCCATGACAAGTCGAGTATTCACCCGTTTCGTTCCGGCCCTGGCCCTGGTATTGCTGGCCGCATCCTGCCGTAACTGCCCCATCGAATCCTGCCGCACCCGTAAGGCCCACACCCACAACGGGGCGCGCTACCGGGGCCAGCCGCTTTGGAAAAAGCAGAGTCCGGCCATCGGCGAAAAAATCAAAGTGCACGACCAGAAAGACGGCCGGCACAAATCCGATAAAAGCAAGCCGAAAACCTAGCGCAGCTAGGCAAAACGGGCATTTTTTTGTACCTTGCAGGCTTAATCCTGTAACCGCCGGCCGGCTCCAAGGTGGAGCTTCAGCCGGCCTTCCCGACCTCTTATGGCAGAAGCAGAAGGCGAGAGAATCATCCCGATTAACATTGAAGATGAGATGCGCGGCGCCTACATCGACTACTCGATGTCGGTTATCATTTCCCGGGCCCTGCCCGACGTGCGCGACGGCCTGAAGCCCGTACACCGGCGCGTGCTCTACGGCATGAGCGAGCTGGGCGTTTCCTACAACAAATCCTATAAGAAAAGTGCCCGTATCGTGGGCGAAGTGCTGGGTAAGTACCACCCACACGGCGATACCAGCGTGTACGATACCATGGTGCGCATGGCCCAGGACTGGAGCCTGCGCTACCCGCTGGTAGATGGGCAGGGCAACTTCGGCTCCATCGACGGCGACTCGCCGGCCGCTATGCGCTACACCGAAGCCCGCCTCAAGCGCCTGGCCGACGAAATGCTCGGCGACCTGGACAAGGACACGGTGGACTTTCAGCCCAACTTCGACGACTCGCTCGAAGAGCCCAGCGTGATGCCCGCCAAATTCCCGAACCTGCTCATCAACGGCACGTCGGGCATTGCCGTGGGTATGGCTACCAACATGGCCCCGCACAACCTCACGGAAGTGGTCAACGGCATTGTGGCGTACCTGGACAATCCGGACATCACCATTGCCGAGCTGATGGAGCACGTAACCGCGCCGGATTTTCCCACGGGGGGCGTGATTTACGGCTACGAGGGCGTTAAGCAGGCGTTTGAAACCGGCCGCGGCCGGGTGGTGATGCGGGCCAAGGCCACGTTTGAAACCACCGCTTCGGGCAAGGAGCAGATTGTGGTGACTGAAATTCCCTATATGGTGAATAAGGCCTCCATGATTGAGAAAACGGCGGCCCTCATCAACGAGAAGAAGATTGAAGGCATTGCCGATCTGCGCGACGAATCTGACCGCGACGGGATGCGCGTTGTGTATGACCTAAAGCGCGACGCCATACCCAACGTGGTGCTCAACAACCTGTTCCGCTACACGCAGCTGCAATCATCCTTCGGTGTCAACAACGTGGCCCTGGTGAAAGGCCGCCCGATGACGCTGAACCTGAAGGAGCTGATTCATCATTTTGTGGAGCACCGCGCCGAGGTTATCGTGCGCCGGGCCCGCTTTGAATTGGCCGAGGCCCAAAAGCGCGCTCACATCCTGGAAGGCCTGCTCATTGCCCTCGACCACCTCGACGAGGTCATTGCTTTGATCCGCAGCTCCCGCGACCCGGAAGTAGCCCGCACGCAGCTTATCGAGCGTTTTTCGTTGAGCGAAGTACAGGCCCGCGCCATCTTGGATATGCGCCTGCAGCGCCTGACCGGCCTGGAGCGCGATAAGATTATAGCTGAGTACGATGAGCTGATGAAGCTGATTGACCACCTGAAATCGGTGCTGGCTTCGGACGTGCTGCAGCGCCAGATCATCAAGGACGAGCTGTTCGATATTCGGGAGCGGTACGGTGACAAGCGCCGTACGGCCATCGAGTATGCCGGCGGCGACTTCTCCATGGAGGACATGATTGCCGACGAGAGCATGGTCATTACCATCTCCCGTGAAGGCTATATCAAGCGTACCGCGCTGGATGAGTACCGGGCCCAGGCTCGGGGCGGGGTTGGTGCCCGCGGCGCCACGTCCAAAACCGATGACTTCACCGAGCATCTGTTCGTAGCCACCACCCACGAGTACCTGCTGTTCTTTACCGAGCTGGGCCGGGTGTTCTGGCTGAAAGTGTACGAAGTGCCGGAAGGAGGGAAGGCCACCAAAGGCCGGCCCATTCAGAACCTGATTGAGATTCCGCGCGAAGACAGCGTCCGCTCCGTGCTGAACGTGCGTGGCCTGCGCGACCCGGACTACCTGGAAAATACTTTCCTGATGTTCTGCACGGAGCAGGGTACGGTAAAGAAAACGCCGCTCGAAGCCTACTCGCGGCCTCGCACGGCCGGTATCAACGCCATTACCATCAACGAGGGCGACCGGCTACTGGACGTGCAGCTCACCACCGGCAACAGCGAGATTATCGTGGCCTTGCGGTCGGGCAGAGCGGTGCGCTTCCACGAAGGCAAAGTGCGCTCCATGGGCCGCAACGCAGCCGGCGTGCGCGGTATCACCCTCGCCGATGATGGCCAGGACCGCGTGGTCGGCATGGTGTGCGTGTCGGACGAAGGGCAGGAGTTGTTGGTTGTTTCCGAAAACGGCTACGGCAAGCGCAGCTCGCTCGATGAGTACCGCATTACCAACCGGGGCGGCAAAGGCGTGCGCGCCATGAAAATCACCGACAAAACCGGGGCGCTGGTAGCCATTAAAACGGTGGTTGATACGGATGATCTGATGATTATTAACCGTTCGGGCATCACCATCCGGTTGCGGATGGCGGATTTGCGAACCATTGGCCGCGCCACCCAGGGCGTCCGCCTGCTGCGTATCAGCGACGGCGACGCAATTTCTTCGGTAGCCAAAGTGCAAGCCGATGACAAGGTAGAAGAAGCTGACTCTCTGCCAACTGATGCGCTGGAAGGCGGCGGGCTGGAAGCTGGCCCGGCCGGGGGCTCCCCGGAACTGGATGCTCTGACTGATCCTGATTCGCTCAGCGCTAATTAACTTGCGGCGGCAGAACTCGGAAGCGGGTTCTGCCGTTTGCTTTGGCACTCACCCTAATCCTCATTTTTCTTCAAAAGAAACCCAATGAAGAAGTTCCTCCTGACTATTGCGGCCGCCTGTGCTATGCAAGCCGCCCTGGCCCAAAACTCAGCCGTAACCAATGCCGTCCTGTACCAGCGGCAGGGCACCCTGGACAAAGCCCGCACGGAGATTGACAAAGCCGTTCAGAACGAGAAAACCAAGGGCAAAGCCAAAACCTGGTACACCCGCGGCGAAGTGTATGAAGGCATGCTGGGCATGCCAATCTACAGCAAGATGCTGCAGCCCGGCGAGGGCGCAAAGGTGGCCTTCGAGTCGTATCAGAAAGCCATTGAGCTGGAAGGCAAAGACAGCGAATATGGTAAGCTGGCCGTGGGCAAGCTGGACAATCTCTATGCCGTGGCCCTCAACGCCGGGGTAGAAAATTATAACGGCCAGAAGTACGACGATGCTATCAACTCGTACAAAATGGCCCAGCAGATTCGCCCGCAGGATACTACGGCGTATCTGTATGCTGCCTACGCCTCGGAAGCCAAGCAGGATTTCGCCGGTGCCAAGGAAAACTACAACAAGCTGATGGGCATCAACTACAAGTCGCCGCAGATGTACGGCCGCTTGCTGCAGATTGCCCGCCAGGAAAAGGATGAAGCCGCTGCCCGCAAAGTGGTGCAGGATGCCTTGGCCGCGTATCCCAACAATAAAGGCTTCATGCTCGAAGATCTGAACATGGAGCTGAGTGCCGGCCGCGGCAAGCAGGCTCTCGACAAAATTGACCGCGCCATTGCGGCCGACCCCACGAATGCCAACCTGTACGCGGTGAAAGGCTCGATTCTGGACCAGAACAAGCAGACGGATCAGGCATTTGCCGCTTACAAGAAGGCCGTAGAAATTGACCCGAATAACTTTGATGCGCAATTCAACCTGGGCGTGTACAACTTCAACAAAGGTGCCGACCTGTACACGAAGGTGAGCCGCATGGATCAGGCTGCTTATATGAAGTCGGGTAAAAAGATGGAAGCCGATGGAAAGAAGTACTTTGACCAGGCGCTTCCATACTTCGAGAAAGCACTGGAACTCCAGCCTAAAGATCAGGCAACCATCAAATCACTGAGCCGGGTATATACCACGCTCAAGCGCAATGCTGACGCAGAGCGAATGAATAAGATGCTTGATGGCATGAAATAGGGGAGACAATTTCTTAAGTAAAACAGGCCGAATTAGCTATTCGGCCTGTTTTATAAAACATCACTTAACATAATATAAATTATAAGACAAAATCATAGGTTGATATATCAGGGCCCGTAGGTTGATATATCAGGGCCCGTTAGTTGGTTCTGGCTTCTGTTTATATTGGTATTAGTAAGCAACTGTAGGTAAGTAACTAGATACGGTTATCCCCGCCATTATTCTGGCTCTGGTCTGTTTGGCCAGCCAGTGACGAATATATCATTGATGGCACGCACGCTCAGGCCCGTGAGTCGGGCCGTTTCGAGGCCGTCAAATCCAACGCTTCCTAAGCCACTTATTTATATGAATGAGTCCCTGTTTCTGATAAAGATTCCTCTTCAAGATTTGAGTACAGTCGGTGCCTGCCTGCTAGGTATGATTTGCGGGCGCCTTTGACTAAGCCACTGGTTTTGCTTCATATAATACGTCTGAGGCGTATGCGGATGTAGATAAGATTTTGTTCAGCTTCTTTCCTTTACGGACCCATGCCTCGTTTTAGAGCAATCCTTACTCGATGTAGTGTATGCCCTCCGCTCCTTTCAGGTCCGCCCCTACGGTAGTTTGGTATATAATATTTGTTACATGGGTTAATGTTATTGTAGTGATTAATATTTTTGAGTATTAGACTATAATGGCAATAAAAAGTACAAAAAAGTATGTGAATAATAAGCTTTTTTGTACTTTTATTGACTTTATACCATTACTCTTTACCTTTATTGCTTTCATTTCAATTGCCTCTGTTTATGCCTAAAACCATTGACTACCCACGGACCTCTTATACCAGTGCCTGGGAAGTAGCTGAAGTAGTAGATGATACCGGTGGTAAATGCGCACTGGAAACCACTGCTCGTAAGTTGAATCGAAAAGTAAGCGGATCCTTCAAGGCTATTGTAGGTTCTGCTGTCAAGTTCGGTTTACTTACCAGCAAGCGGGAGTTTCTAACCACAACCAACCTGTTTCGGCGGATCAAGCACGCCTATGACAAACAGGAAGAAAAAATCTACCACCGGGAAGCCTTTCTTCATCCTCCGCTATTCACCCAGATATGCCGGAAGTTCCGCAACAGAGAACTTCCCGTACATATGCTGGACGTGATGCTCATTCGGGAGTTTGGCGTAGAGGAAATCAATGCCCAGAATGTAGCCAAGGCTTTTATTGACGGGGCCCGCATGGTCGACATCCTCGACGAGCAAAACACGATTGCGGATATCGATCAGCTCACGGCTCAACAGGGCCCCCGGCGTGAGTTAGCCGCTGGTGATATGCCCCTGAATATATTTCGTGGTCCTCGCTCATCGGAGTCCAGTGACTCCGCGGCCAGCAGAACAACTGTACCTGTATCCGAAGCGTCTACGGCTCCCACACTGCCAGAGCCTATAAATAGTCTGCCGGCAACCCCTCCGCTTGTACCCTCTGTTGAACCTGCTCTGGATGATGCAGATGATCCTGTCTCAGCATTGTTCAATCTGCCTTCCCGCAACTCGGGAGTAGTTGCCAGTTCGGATAAGAGTTCTTCTACGGTTTCTTCTCTGCAGCCAAAACTCCCGGCTTCCTCCATCAGTCATGCAACAGAACCTCCAATAACTCCCCCGCAAGGACCGGTTTACCCAAATCCATCAGCGAGCCAGACAACTCCAGCAGATCTACCACAGAACACTTCTACTCCCATATTCCGCATCCAACTCAGCGGTCCGGGTCTGCATACCGATCTAACGATTCAGGACGCTACCGACCTGGCAATTGTGCAGAGCCTGCTGGAAAAAATACGGCGGCAGGTTTCCCATGAGTAACTTTTCAATCAAAAAAAGCCACCCTGGATGGTACTGGCGTAACCCTATCCAGGGTGGCTTTTTTTGATACTGGGTTCTGCCAGGTATGCCTATAACAATGGACGCACCAGGAACACGAACAGTTGTTCCGATTTTCGGTCCCGGCCCACGTAGAAGCTATCCACTTTGCTTATCGTAACGGGTGGCAGCTGCTTGCCAAGAGCGGCAGCTGAGACTGTGGGCTGAGAATTTATAATGACAATTGGAGTAGCCAGCAGCCGGGTGGTATCCGGCTGCCAGCGCGGCACGGCACGACCGGCCGCCCATACCTGCTTGATGTGCAATTCATTAAGACTGTACCAGACATACGGTTTGTCATCCAGCGTCGCCCGCACGTGCTGCATACGCTGAATGTCCGCCTCGCCCTTCCGGCTCTCCCACTGCGGATACGCGGGCATCAATAAGACCAGGACGCTCCCCATCAGCACAACCGAAACCAGCATCAGCCCAGCGGGTTTTAGTGTGCCGAACCCTGACCGCCAGGCAAACGCCCCCCAACAGCCCCGCAACGAACGTAACCAGCCAGAAATGCAGACTGTCCGGCGTAAACCCCGGCAACGCTACCACCAGCATGGCGATGGGCAAAGCTACGCACACCACTAGCAGCAAACCCGCCCAAATGCCCACCAGCACCCGATCAGGCCGGCTGGCGGCCGACGAGCGGAACGTGGTTTCCCAGCTCCGCAGAAGCCCGGTGAGCAGCAGTGCCTGTGGCAGCATCAGCGGCAGCATATACCGCTCTTTCTTCTCGGGTACCACGCTCAGCAGGAACAACGTGACCAAGAGCCACCCAAGGCAAAAGACATACGGGATGTACCGCGCCGCCCGCTGGCGCGCATACGGAACCACCAGGGACACCAAGGCTACCAGGGC belongs to Hymenobacter sp. J193 and includes:
- the aspA gene encoding aspartate ammonia-lyase; amino-acid sequence: MPTSRLEHDFLGERPIPQDAYYGIQTLRAIENFRITGIPLKSEPLFVQALAYVKKAAALANQELGVLDATIAGGIARACDRVISGEFDDQFLTDMIQGGAGTSVNMNANEVIANVALELLGHQKGEYQFCHPNNHVNCSQSTNDAYPTAFRIALSNKLVSYRQALEQLAEAFAQKGEEFQNVLKMGRTQLQDAVPMSMGDEFKAFATNLREELLRIEDSRQLISEINMGATAIGTGINAPAGYAELVTRHLRTITGLDLQLAGDLIEATYDTGAYVQLSGVLKRTAVKLSKICNDLRLLSSGPRTGFFEINLPPLQPGSSIMPGKVNPVVPEVVNQTAFYVIGADLTVTMAAEAGQLQLNVMEPVISFALFTSISYLTNACHTLREKCVVGITANKERAEELVRNSIGIVTQLNPVLGYETSAEIAKEALRTGKSVYAIAVTERQLLTQAKWDEIFTFENMIRPDFIQ
- a CDS encoding HD domain-containing protein, which translates into the protein MPLSSADLIARTADFVREKFLHEGSGHDWEHIRRVWQTARALAAETPGANPLVTELAALLHDVADWKFHGGDEEAGPRAARAWLQSLDVAEPVIGHVETIIREISFKGLGVPTPMSTSEGELVQDADRLDAIGAIGVARAFAYGGHKGRPLHDPSVPPVAHSSFESYKTNAGPTINQLL
- the gyrA gene encoding DNA gyrase subunit A, with the protein product MAEAEGERIIPINIEDEMRGAYIDYSMSVIISRALPDVRDGLKPVHRRVLYGMSELGVSYNKSYKKSARIVGEVLGKYHPHGDTSVYDTMVRMAQDWSLRYPLVDGQGNFGSIDGDSPAAMRYTEARLKRLADEMLGDLDKDTVDFQPNFDDSLEEPSVMPAKFPNLLINGTSGIAVGMATNMAPHNLTEVVNGIVAYLDNPDITIAELMEHVTAPDFPTGGVIYGYEGVKQAFETGRGRVVMRAKATFETTASGKEQIVVTEIPYMVNKASMIEKTAALINEKKIEGIADLRDESDRDGMRVVYDLKRDAIPNVVLNNLFRYTQLQSSFGVNNVALVKGRPMTLNLKELIHHFVEHRAEVIVRRARFELAEAQKRAHILEGLLIALDHLDEVIALIRSSRDPEVARTQLIERFSLSEVQARAILDMRLQRLTGLERDKIIAEYDELMKLIDHLKSVLASDVLQRQIIKDELFDIRERYGDKRRTAIEYAGGDFSMEDMIADESMVITISREGYIKRTALDEYRAQARGGVGARGATSKTDDFTEHLFVATTHEYLLFFTELGRVFWLKVYEVPEGGKATKGRPIQNLIEIPREDSVRSVLNVRGLRDPDYLENTFLMFCTEQGTVKKTPLEAYSRPRTAGINAITINEGDRLLDVQLTTGNSEIIVALRSGRAVRFHEGKVRSMGRNAAGVRGITLADDGQDRVVGMVCVSDEGQELLVVSENGYGKRSSLDEYRITNRGGKGVRAMKITDKTGALVAIKTVVDTDDLMIINRSGITIRLRMADLRTIGRATQGVRLLRISDGDAISSVAKVQADDKVEEADSLPTDALEGGGLEAGPAGGSPELDALTDPDSLSAN
- a CDS encoding tetratricopeptide repeat protein, which codes for MKKFLLTIAAACAMQAALAQNSAVTNAVLYQRQGTLDKARTEIDKAVQNEKTKGKAKTWYTRGEVYEGMLGMPIYSKMLQPGEGAKVAFESYQKAIELEGKDSEYGKLAVGKLDNLYAVALNAGVENYNGQKYDDAINSYKMAQQIRPQDTTAYLYAAYASEAKQDFAGAKENYNKLMGINYKSPQMYGRLLQIARQEKDEAAARKVVQDALAAYPNNKGFMLEDLNMELSAGRGKQALDKIDRAIAADPTNANLYAVKGSILDQNKQTDQAFAAYKKAVEIDPNNFDAQFNLGVYNFNKGADLYTKVSRMDQAAYMKSGKKMEADGKKYFDQALPYFEKALELQPKDQATIKSLSRVYTTLKRNADAERMNKMLDGMK